Genomic segment of Mercurialis annua linkage group LG6, ddMerAnnu1.2, whole genome shotgun sequence:
tttttaaacttaaatttaaatatatattaaatattaaaaattatagattcttttgattttttttttaaaaatatttaattagtttagtcTTTGTATCTTctataaatttgatttaaataattttttatttttatttatttattgcaGAAATAACATTACACAACTATTATATTATAtagctatttttaattttaacttctTTGCCTGCTTTTATCATTTCGATTTCCACCTAAAACTAGAGAATTTTTTGGGTCATTTCTATTAACttgttcaaataaataaataataatttaaaaaattcattacaATTTACTGTCTAAATTAGTTCTCTTTAAAATACAAAACCATAATTACTATGTATCTCTTAAAAATTACAGttgaattaatttataaactttagaGTGTTTGAAATCACAACATAAATTATGAATATTGATAATAGCATATACgaactattaaattttaatttgaaacaCTAAATGATTTTTCGGTTAAAAAACTCATTATACATTTGAATATTTATGTAAGATATCTAAAAATTAACCGGTCTTACAAATTGCAACAAATTGATAATTTGTGTTAGATATTGACAAAATTTATAGTTCTTCTGATAATTGTGAAATacttagaaaattaaatttaaaaaatgttattattagttaaaaaaaaaagcaagacttttatatatttttataaatatttcgcTATCTATACAAGAATTGGCTTATAGTAGTACGAAATAGATTCATAATGCACATAATACAAACAAAACCCTTCCTTAATTAAgcttccgatataattaaagtCAAATACCATTGACTCCGTGTACAACGCCGAACATGTCCGGCCATACTTCCATCACCTGAAGTCTCTCCACGTGGCAACCCCACCACCTGCTTCTCAAAGTCCGTGCCGGtgcaaaaattattttaatcatatatcattatcataatctAAACTTAACTTAATTTACCCATCAACTAAGATTTTAACAATGAATAAAGGATCAGCTTAGTCCTTAAATTTATTACTTATAGCCAGACAATTCACCTTCAATTATTTtagtcaattaaaaatattattcttaattataaaatcaattaaggataatatttttattttagctcaattaaaaataatattaaataatttcgGTCTCTAAACTTGTTCATATTGTCCTCagttgatttataaaaaaaaaatattgtttttgatTGATCAAAATgtctaatattaaataatttgacCAGTATTACTAGTTGAGGATAAAATATAATAGGCTTAATCTCACATAAAAAATCTCGAATTTTTAGttcttttttcagtttttactCTAATCCACacttttagttttcaattgtatccaattttgtaaattattgCACTTATTTTgcatttaaaaattcaaaatgagtgattattttaaattttttcaatgaaaaaaaggtcaatttaataattatgattACAATAAGTGATAGATGAGGATTTGAGAACAATTggcgattttaaaaaattaggataaaattgaaaatgaataaaaagCCGAAATTTTtagtactttagccaaatgtCAAATTTAGAATTATAGATGTcaatttcttaaaataaaaagaaaaaaagaccaCGTAAGCAACTATATTTAAAGTTAGTTGAGAAATGAGAGACGGCCATTACCTGAACTAGTTTAAATAGTTTCTTCCTTATCTTCCttcttcctcctcctcctcttcttcttctctggTACAGAATCAGGCCACAAAAATGGGAAATTGTCAAGCAATTGACGCAGCAGCTTTAGTTATACAGCATCCGAACGGTAAAATCGAGAGATTTTACTGGCAAATTTTAGCCAGCGAGGTTATGAGATTAAACCCTGGCCATTACGTCTCTCTGATCATTCCATTGCCGGATTCTGgagaagataataataatagcaGTGAACCAAACAAGAAGACTGTTCAGTTTACTCGAGTCAAGCTTCTTAGACCTACTGATACTCTTAATCTCGGTCACGCTTATCGCCTCGTTACTACTCAAGGTGAGCTAATTATCACtgattatatttatttcttattttgaaatttgaaatttttctaTTGATTTGTGTTTATAGCCGTTGATTTTGTGTGTCCGGTTTTTGTAGAAGTTATGAAGGTTTTACGAGCAAAGAAATATGCGAAAATGAAGAAGCAGCGGGATAAATCTCAGAATCCGGCATCAGAGAAGCAGAGTTCAGATTGTGAGACCGTAAATAGACTGGAGATCGACGAAGATAACACCGAGAAAGATAATCAGGTATATTTTGAGTAATAATCATGAAAATTTTGTTGaagatgatgaaaaaaatagtagaataagatcgtgattaaaatgaaatttcatgtaaaggtcgtg
This window contains:
- the LOC126686463 gene encoding uncharacterized protein LOC126686463, with the translated sequence MGNCQAIDAAALVIQHPNGKIERFYWQILASEVMRLNPGHYVSLIIPLPDSGEDNNNSSEPNKKTVQFTRVKLLRPTDTLNLGHAYRLVTTQEVMKVLRAKKYAKMKKQRDKSQNPASEKQSSDCETVNRLEIDEDNTEKDNQATRHERHRPRQPSSTLRSKSWRPKLQSISEFTS